A DNA window from Citrobacter tructae contains the following coding sequences:
- the gsiA gene encoding glutathione ABC transporter ATP-binding protein GsiA yields MPHSDELDVNDVLAVSNLNIAFEQERNRVSAVRNLSFRLKRGETLAIVGESGSGKSVTALSLMRLIEQAGGEVNCDEMLLRRRNRQVIELGEQSGSQMRHVRGADIAMIFQEPMTSLNPVFTVGEQIAESIRLHQGASREEAMEEAKRMLDQVRIPESRAILSRFPHQLSGGMRQRVMIAMALSCRPAVLIADEPTTALDVTIQAQILQLIKVLQQDMSMGVIFITHDMGVVADIADRVLVMYQGEAVETGSVEQIFHAPQHPYTKALLAAVPQLGAMSGYDLPRRFPLISLQDPDHCEPQTEQDTVVEGEPILQVRNLVTRFPLRSGILNRVTREVHAVENVSFDLWPGETLSLVGESGCGKSTTGRALLRLVESQRGEITFNGQRIDTLASSKLQPLRRDIQFIFQDPYASLDPRQTVGYSILEPLRVHGLLQGDAAAKRVAWLLERVGLLPEHAWRYPHEFSGGQRQRICIARALALNPKVIIADESVSALDVSIRGQIINLLLDLQREMGIAYLFISHDMAVVERISHRVAVMYLGQIVEIGPRRAVFENPQHPYTRKLMAAVPVADPSHQRPQRVLLSDDIPSNIRKRGEEISPVSLQLVGPGHYVARPQAENALLRL; encoded by the coding sequence TTGCCACACAGTGATGAGCTTGACGTCAACGATGTACTGGCGGTCAGCAATCTGAATATTGCGTTTGAGCAAGAGCGGAATCGGGTCAGTGCGGTGCGCAATCTGTCATTTCGCCTCAAGCGTGGGGAAACGCTGGCGATTGTTGGTGAATCCGGTTCAGGAAAGTCGGTCACTGCGCTGTCGCTAATGCGCCTGATTGAACAGGCGGGCGGTGAGGTCAACTGTGATGAAATGCTACTTCGGCGACGCAACCGGCAGGTGATTGAACTGGGTGAACAAAGCGGGTCGCAGATGCGTCATGTGCGCGGCGCAGATATTGCCATGATCTTCCAGGAGCCGATGACATCGCTTAATCCGGTGTTCACCGTGGGTGAGCAGATTGCCGAGTCCATTCGTTTGCATCAGGGAGCAAGCCGTGAAGAGGCGATGGAAGAGGCCAAACGGATGCTCGATCAGGTGCGAATACCGGAGTCGAGGGCCATTTTATCGCGTTTTCCGCATCAGCTTTCTGGCGGTATGCGCCAGCGGGTAATGATTGCCATGGCGCTGTCGTGCCGTCCTGCGGTGCTGATTGCCGATGAGCCGACCACGGCGCTGGATGTCACCATTCAGGCGCAGATCCTGCAACTGATTAAAGTGTTACAGCAGGACATGTCCATGGGGGTGATTTTTATCACCCACGATATGGGCGTTGTTGCCGATATTGCCGACCGCGTACTGGTGATGTATCAGGGAGAAGCTGTTGAAACCGGTAGCGTTGAGCAAATTTTTCACGCCCCGCAACACCCTTATACTAAAGCGCTTCTGGCTGCCGTGCCGCAACTCGGAGCGATGAGTGGGTATGACCTTCCGCGCCGTTTCCCGCTGATTTCGCTGCAGGATCCCGACCACTGTGAGCCACAAACCGAACAGGACACGGTGGTGGAGGGCGAGCCGATTCTGCAGGTGCGTAATCTGGTGACGCGTTTTCCGCTGCGTAGCGGCATTCTCAATCGCGTGACCCGCGAGGTACATGCGGTGGAAAACGTCAGTTTTGATTTGTGGCCTGGCGAAACGCTCTCGCTGGTGGGAGAGTCCGGCTGTGGTAAATCGACTACCGGGCGGGCGTTGTTGCGATTAGTAGAGTCACAGCGCGGTGAGATCACCTTCAACGGGCAGCGCATTGACACGCTGGCCAGCAGCAAGCTTCAACCGCTACGCCGTGATATCCAGTTTATTTTCCAGGACCCTTATGCGTCGCTCGATCCGCGCCAGACGGTAGGCTACTCCATTCTGGAGCCGCTGCGGGTTCACGGTTTATTGCAGGGGGATGCCGCAGCGAAACGGGTCGCGTGGCTGCTGGAGCGTGTAGGGTTACTTCCTGAACACGCCTGGCGCTATCCGCACGAGTTTTCCGGCGGTCAGCGTCAGCGTATTTGTATTGCCAGGGCGCTGGCGCTCAATCCAAAAGTGATCATTGCCGATGAATCGGTTTCGGCGCTGGATGTCTCGATTCGCGGGCAGATTATCAATTTGTTGCTCGATCTACAGCGGGAAATGGGTATCGCCTATCTGTTTATTTCTCACGATATGGCGGTGGTCGAGCGTATCAGCCACCGTGTAGCGGTGATGTACCTGGGGCAAATTGTCGAGATTGGCCCCCGTCGGGCGGTGTTTGAAAATCCACAGCACCCGTACACCCGAAAATTAATGGCGGCGGTTCCGGTTGCCGATCCGTCACATCAGCGGCCGCAGCGCGTGCTGCTGTCGGATGATATCCCCAGCAATATCCGCAAACGCGGTGAAGAAATTTCCCCCGTGTCACTCCAGTTAGTGGGGCCGGGGCATTATGTTGCGCGTCCGCAGGCGGAAAATGCGCTTTTGCGTCTATAA
- the moeA gene encoding molybdopterin molybdotransferase MoeA, whose product MEYTAGLMPLETALSQMLSSVTPLTAVETLPLVECFGRVLATDVVSPIDVPGFDNSAMDGYALRLADLQSGLPLAVAGKSFAGQPFHGEWPAGTCIRIMTGAPVPTGCEAVVMQEQTEQTDGGIRFTADVRSGQNIRLRGEDIANGAVVFPAGTRLTTAELPVLASLGIANVQVVRKVRVALFSTGDELQLPGQPLGDGQIYDTNRLAVHLMLQQLGCDVINLGIIRDDPHALRATFIEADSQADVVISSGGVSVGEADYTKTILEELGEIAFWKLAIKPGKPFAFGKLSNSWFCGLPGNPVSAALTFYQLVQPLLAKLSGNTASGLPPRQRVRTASRLKKTPGRLDFQRGVLQRTADGELEVTTTGHQGSHIFSSFSQGNCFIVLERDRGNVEAGEWVDVEPFNALFGGL is encoded by the coding sequence ATGGAATATACCGCCGGACTGATGCCGCTCGAAACGGCACTCTCACAAATGCTGTCGTCTGTTACCCCTCTCACCGCCGTTGAAACGCTGCCGCTGGTGGAATGCTTTGGTCGCGTGCTGGCAACGGACGTCGTCTCGCCAATTGATGTGCCGGGGTTCGATAACTCAGCAATGGATGGCTATGCGCTGCGTTTAGCTGATCTGCAATCCGGTCTGCCGCTTGCGGTGGCCGGTAAATCCTTTGCCGGACAGCCTTTTCACGGGGAATGGCCTGCGGGGACCTGCATCCGCATTATGACCGGCGCGCCGGTGCCTACCGGTTGTGAAGCCGTGGTGATGCAGGAGCAAACGGAACAGACTGACGGCGGAATTCGTTTTACCGCTGATGTCCGCAGTGGACAAAATATTCGTCTGCGTGGTGAAGATATTGCTAATGGCGCGGTGGTATTCCCTGCCGGGACTCGCCTGACAACCGCCGAGCTCCCGGTGCTTGCCTCGCTCGGTATTGCCAATGTACAGGTCGTGCGCAAAGTGCGCGTGGCGCTGTTTTCCACCGGTGATGAGCTGCAACTGCCAGGCCAACCGTTGGGCGACGGACAGATTTACGACACCAACCGCCTGGCCGTACACCTGATGCTGCAACAACTGGGCTGCGATGTCATCAACTTAGGTATTATCCGCGACGATCCTCACGCCCTGCGCGCGACGTTTATCGAAGCCGACAGCCAGGCCGATGTGGTGATAAGCTCCGGCGGCGTGTCGGTCGGGGAAGCAGACTACACCAAAACCATTCTGGAAGAACTGGGTGAAATAGCCTTCTGGAAACTGGCTATCAAACCGGGTAAACCGTTCGCTTTCGGTAAACTGAGCAACAGCTGGTTTTGTGGCCTGCCGGGCAATCCAGTATCTGCCGCCCTCACTTTCTATCAGTTGGTGCAACCGCTGCTCGCAAAACTGAGCGGCAACACCGCCAGCGGATTACCGCCACGCCAGCGCGTACGCACCGCATCACGTCTGAAGAAAACGCCAGGCCGTCTGGATTTTCAGCGCGGAGTATTACAGCGCACGGCAGATGGCGAACTAGAGGTCACCACCACAGGCCATCAGGGTTCGCATATTTTTAGCTCCTTCAGCCAGGGCAACTGTTTTATCGTCCTTGAACGCGATCGCGGTAACGTTGAAGCCGGAGAATGGGTCGACGTTGAGCCGTTTAACGCGCTGTTTGGGGGCCTGTAA
- the gsiB gene encoding glutathione ABC transporter substrate-binding protein GsiB, translated as MRQIVARKWLVALGVASALAASPAWSAKDVVVAVGSNFTTLDPYDANDTLSQAVAKSFYQGLFGLDKEMKLKNVLAESYTVSDDGLTYTVTLRQGVKFQDGTDFNAEAVKANLERASNPENHLKRYNLYKNIDKTEVVDPSTVKITLKQPFSAFINILAHPATAMISPTALKKYGKDIGFHPVGTGPYQLETWNQTDFVKVKKFPGYWQQGLPKLDTITWRPVTDNNTRAAMLQTGEAQFAFPIPYEQAALLAKNKNLQLVASPSIMQRYISMNVTQKPFDNPKVREALNYAINRQALVKVAFAGYATPATGVLPPAIAYAQSYTPWPYDPAKARELLKEAGYPNGFTTTLWSSHNHSTAQKVLQFTQQQLAQVGIKAQVTAMDAGQRAAEVEGKAQKESGVRMFYTGWSASTGEADWALSPLFASQNWPPTLFNTAFYSNKQVDSDLAAALQTNDPGEKARLYKDAQDIIWKESPWIPLVVEKLISAHSTKLTGFWIMPDTGFSFDDADLQ; from the coding sequence ATGAGACAAATTGTTGCTCGAAAATGGCTGGTTGCGCTGGGGGTTGCTTCAGCACTGGCAGCATCCCCTGCCTGGTCGGCAAAAGATGTGGTGGTGGCGGTAGGGTCCAATTTCACTACGCTCGATCCGTATGACGCGAACGACACGTTGTCGCAGGCGGTGGCGAAATCGTTTTATCAGGGGCTGTTTGGCCTCGATAAAGAGATGAAGCTGAAAAATGTGCTGGCAGAAAGCTACACCGTTTCTGATGATGGCCTGACGTATACTGTAACACTGCGTCAGGGGGTGAAGTTTCAGGATGGCACCGATTTCAATGCTGAGGCGGTCAAAGCTAATCTTGAGCGGGCCAGCAATCCGGAAAATCATCTTAAGCGGTATAACCTGTATAAAAATATTGATAAAACCGAGGTCGTCGATCCGTCGACGGTGAAAATTACGCTAAAACAGCCGTTCTCGGCGTTTATCAATATTCTGGCGCATCCGGCAACGGCGATGATTTCTCCGACGGCGCTAAAAAAATACGGTAAAGATATCGGCTTCCATCCTGTTGGTACTGGGCCGTACCAGCTTGAAACCTGGAATCAGACCGATTTTGTGAAGGTGAAAAAGTTCCCCGGCTACTGGCAGCAGGGCTTGCCGAAGCTTGATACGATTACCTGGCGTCCGGTGACGGACAATAACACCCGAGCGGCGATGCTGCAGACCGGCGAGGCGCAGTTCGCTTTTCCAATCCCTTACGAGCAAGCCGCGTTACTGGCGAAGAATAAAAACCTGCAACTGGTTGCCAGTCCGTCAATTATGCAGCGCTACATCAGCATGAACGTGACGCAAAAACCGTTTGATAACCCGAAGGTGCGCGAGGCGCTGAACTATGCCATCAACCGCCAGGCGCTGGTCAAAGTGGCTTTTGCCGGTTATGCCACACCGGCTACCGGCGTGCTTCCGCCAGCAATCGCCTACGCGCAAAGCTATACGCCGTGGCCGTACGATCCGGCGAAAGCCCGTGAATTGCTGAAAGAGGCTGGTTATCCCAACGGATTTACTACCACACTTTGGTCATCACATAATCACAGCACAGCGCAGAAAGTGCTGCAATTTACCCAGCAGCAGTTAGCGCAGGTGGGGATCAAAGCACAGGTTACGGCGATGGATGCCGGGCAGCGGGCAGCGGAAGTTGAAGGTAAAGCGCAGAAAGAGAGCGGGGTACGAATGTTCTACACCGGCTGGTCTGCGTCAACAGGTGAAGCTGACTGGGCGCTGTCGCCGCTATTTGCATCACAAAACTGGCCGCCAACGCTGTTTAACACTGCGTTTTACAGTAACAAGCAGGTGGACAGCGATTTAGCCGCTGCGCTGCAAACTAACGATCCTGGCGAAAAAGCGCGGTTGTACAAAGATGCGCAGGATATCATCTGGAAAGAGTCGCCGTGGATCCCGCTGGTGGTAGAGAAACTGATCTCTGCACACAGCACAAAGTTGACCGGATTCTGGATTATGCCGGACACCGGATTTAGTTTTGATGATGCGGATTTGCAATAA
- the gsiD gene encoding glutathione ABC transporter permease GsiD: MRFFNWRRQAILNAMPLVKPEQIRTPWHEFWRRFRRQRVAMIAGLFVLALILVAIFARWLTPFDAENYFDYDRLNDGPSMLHWFGVDSLGRDIFSRVLVGAQISLAAGVFAVFIGAAIGTVLGLLAGYYEGWWDRLIMRICDVLFAFPGILLAIAVVAVLGSGIANVIIAVAIFSIPAFARLVRGNTLVLKQQTFIESARSIGASDTTIIFNHILPGTVSSIVVFFTMRIGTSIISAASLSFLGLGAQPPTPEWGAMLNEARADMVIAPHVAIFPAVAIFLTVLAFNLLGDGLRDALDPKIKG; the protein is encoded by the coding sequence ATGCGATTTTTTAACTGGCGCCGACAGGCGATTTTAAATGCAATGCCGCTCGTTAAGCCTGAACAGATCCGTACACCGTGGCATGAGTTCTGGCGGCGTTTTCGTCGCCAGCGTGTGGCGATGATCGCCGGATTATTTGTGCTGGCCTTGATTCTGGTGGCGATATTTGCCCGCTGGCTGACGCCGTTTGATGCCGAGAATTACTTCGATTATGACCGCCTCAATGACGGACCGTCGATGCTGCACTGGTTTGGCGTCGATTCGCTGGGGCGGGATATTTTTAGCCGTGTGCTGGTTGGCGCGCAAATTTCGCTGGCGGCGGGGGTTTTTGCCGTTTTTATTGGCGCGGCGATAGGTACGGTACTGGGCTTGTTGGCAGGCTATTACGAAGGCTGGTGGGATCGGCTGATTATGCGCATTTGCGATGTGTTATTCGCTTTTCCGGGTATTCTACTGGCGATAGCGGTGGTGGCGGTACTTGGAAGCGGTATTGCTAACGTCATTATTGCCGTAGCCATCTTCTCCATTCCGGCCTTTGCGCGACTGGTGCGTGGTAATACGCTAGTCCTCAAACAGCAGACCTTTATTGAGTCGGCGCGCAGCATTGGTGCCAGCGATACGACCATCATCTTCAACCATATTCTGCCGGGAACGGTCTCGTCGATCGTGGTCTTTTTTACTATGCGCATCGGGACGTCGATAATCTCCGCCGCGAGTTTGTCGTTCCTGGGATTGGGTGCCCAGCCACCGACTCCGGAGTGGGGCGCGATGCTCAACGAAGCACGGGCGGATATGGTGATTGCCCCACACGTGGCGATTTTTCCTGCGGTGGCGATATTCCTGACGGTGCTGGCGTTTAACTTACTGGGGGATGGTCTGCGCGATGCGCTGGACCCGAAGATAAAAGGGTAG
- the gsiC gene encoding glutathione ABC transporter permease GsiC: MLNYVFKRLLGLIPTLLIVAVLVFLFVHLLPGDPARLIAGPEADAEVIELVRQQLGLDQPLHLQFWHYMTNVLQGDFGTSMVSRRPVAEEIASRFMPSLWLTIASMTWAVLFGMTAGIIAAVWRNRWPDRLSMTLAVTGISFPAFALGMLLMQIFSVELGWLPTVGADSWQHYILPSITLGAAVAAVLARFTRASFVDVLSEDYMRTARAKGVSETWVVLKHGLRNAMIPVVTMMGLQFGFLLGGSIVVEKVFNWPGLGRLLVDSVEMRDYPVIQAEVLLFSLEFILINLVVDVLYAAINPAIRYK; encoded by the coding sequence ATGCTTAATTATGTTTTCAAGCGCCTGCTGGGGTTAATTCCAACTCTGCTGATCGTTGCGGTGCTGGTGTTTTTGTTTGTTCATCTGCTGCCTGGCGATCCGGCCCGGTTGATTGCCGGGCCGGAGGCCGACGCCGAGGTTATTGAACTGGTGCGCCAACAGTTGGGTCTGGACCAGCCGCTGCATCTTCAGTTCTGGCACTACATGACGAATGTGCTGCAAGGTGACTTTGGCACCTCTATGGTGTCGCGTCGTCCGGTTGCCGAAGAGATTGCCAGCCGCTTTATGCCCTCACTGTGGTTGACGATTGCCAGCATGACGTGGGCGGTATTGTTTGGCATGACAGCGGGGATCATCGCCGCCGTATGGCGAAATCGCTGGCCAGACAGGTTGAGTATGACGCTGGCGGTCACCGGGATCTCCTTCCCGGCGTTTGCCCTCGGCATGCTGTTGATGCAGATTTTTTCCGTGGAACTCGGCTGGCTACCCACCGTGGGTGCGGATTCATGGCAGCATTATATTCTCCCCTCCATCACGCTGGGTGCGGCGGTGGCGGCGGTATTGGCGCGTTTTACCCGCGCTTCGTTTGTCGATGTGCTTAGCGAAGATTACATGCGCACTGCACGGGCAAAGGGAGTGAGTGAAACATGGGTGGTGTTAAAACACGGTCTGCGTAACGCGATGATCCCGGTGGTGACAATGATGGGGTTGCAGTTTGGCTTTTTGCTTGGCGGCTCCATTGTGGTTGAGAAAGTTTTCAACTGGCCAGGGCTCGGACGACTGTTGGTGGACTCTGTCGAAATGCGAGACTACCCGGTGATTCAGGCCGAGGTGTTGTTGTTTTCTCTGGAGTTTATTCTTATTAACTTAGTGGTGGATGTGCTCTATGCCGCCATTAATCCGGCTATCAGGTACAAGTAA
- the moeB gene encoding molybdopterin-synthase adenylyltransferase MoeB, giving the protein MAELSDQEMLRYNRQIILRGFDFEGQEALKEARVLVVGLGGLGCAATQYLAGAGVGHLTLLDFDTVSVSNLQRQTLHSDATVGQPKVESARDALTRINPHITITPVNALLDDAAMHALIVEHDLVLDCTDNVTVRNQLNAACFATKTPLVSGAAIRMEGQITVFTYQEGEACYRCLSRLFGENALTCVEAGVMSPLIGVIGSLQAMEAIKLLANFGKPASGKIVMYDAMTCQFREMKLMRNPGCEVCGL; this is encoded by the coding sequence ATGGCGGAACTCAGCGATCAGGAGATGCTGCGCTATAACCGGCAAATCATCCTGCGCGGCTTCGACTTTGAAGGTCAGGAAGCGCTAAAAGAGGCGCGGGTGTTGGTCGTTGGTCTGGGGGGCCTTGGCTGCGCCGCGACCCAGTACCTGGCGGGCGCGGGCGTCGGGCATTTGACCCTGCTCGACTTTGATACCGTGTCGGTTTCCAATCTCCAGCGCCAAACGCTGCATAGCGACGCAACCGTCGGGCAGCCAAAAGTTGAATCGGCGCGCGATGCGCTGACGCGGATTAATCCACATATCACCATTACGCCGGTGAATGCACTGCTCGATGATGCCGCGATGCATGCGCTGATTGTAGAACATGACCTGGTGCTGGACTGCACAGATAACGTCACGGTGCGCAACCAGCTCAACGCCGCCTGCTTTGCCACAAAGACTCCACTGGTATCCGGTGCAGCCATTCGTATGGAAGGACAAATCACCGTCTTTACGTATCAGGAGGGTGAAGCCTGCTACCGCTGTCTGAGCCGCCTGTTCGGTGAAAACGCCTTAACCTGCGTGGAGGCCGGCGTGATGTCCCCGCTGATTGGTGTAATCGGTTCGCTGCAGGCGATGGAGGCCATTAAGCTACTGGCAAACTTCGGTAAACCGGCAAGCGGTAAAATCGTGATGTACGATGCGATGACCTGCCAGTTTCGGGAAATGAAGCTGATGCGCAATCCCGGCTGTGAGGTGTGCGGGTTGTAA
- the rimO gene encoding 30S ribosomal protein S12 methylthiotransferase RimO, which produces MAKIGFISLGCPKNLVDSERILTELRTEGYDVVPNYDDADMVIVNTCGFIDSAVQESLEVIGEALNENGKVIVTGCLGAKVDQIREVHPKVLEITGPHSYEQVLEHVHHYVPKPKHNPFQSLVPEQGVKLTPRHYAYLKISEGCNHRCTFCIIPSMRGDLVSRPIGEVLSEAKRLVDAGVKEILVISQDTSAYGVDVKHRTGFHNGEPVKTSMVDLCEQLSKLGIWTRLHYVYPYPHVDDVIPLMAEGKILPYLDIPLQHASPRILKLMKRPGSVDRQLARIKQWREICPELTLRSTFIVGFPGETEEDFQMLLDFLKEARLDRVGCFKYSPVEGAGANELPDQIPEEVKEERWNRFMQLQQQISAERLQEKVGREILVIVDEVDEEGAIGRSMADAPEIDGAVYMNGETNVKPGDIIRVKVENADEYDLWGARV; this is translated from the coding sequence ATGGCAAAAATTGGTTTTATTTCACTAGGTTGTCCGAAAAACCTCGTTGATTCTGAGCGCATCCTGACTGAACTTCGTACCGAAGGTTATGACGTAGTGCCGAATTACGACGATGCGGATATGGTTATCGTTAACACCTGCGGCTTTATCGACAGCGCTGTACAAGAATCGCTGGAAGTGATTGGCGAAGCACTGAACGAGAATGGCAAGGTGATTGTCACCGGTTGTCTGGGCGCGAAAGTCGATCAGATCCGTGAAGTCCACCCGAAGGTGCTGGAAATCACCGGACCGCATAGTTACGAGCAGGTTCTGGAACACGTTCACCATTACGTGCCGAAACCGAAGCACAACCCGTTTCAGAGTCTGGTTCCTGAGCAGGGCGTCAAGCTGACTCCGCGTCATTACGCCTATTTGAAAATCTCTGAAGGTTGTAATCACCGCTGCACGTTCTGCATCATTCCGTCCATGCGCGGCGATCTGGTGAGCCGCCCGATTGGTGAGGTGCTCAGCGAAGCCAAACGTCTGGTTGATGCGGGCGTCAAAGAGATCCTGGTGATCTCACAGGACACCTCTGCTTACGGCGTGGATGTGAAGCACCGCACCGGTTTCCATAACGGCGAGCCGGTCAAAACCAGCATGGTTGATCTGTGCGAGCAGTTGTCGAAGCTGGGGATCTGGACCCGTCTGCACTATGTTTACCCGTACCCGCACGTCGATGATGTCATTCCGCTGATGGCGGAAGGTAAAATCCTGCCGTATCTGGACATCCCGCTGCAGCACGCCAGCCCGCGTATTCTGAAGCTGATGAAGCGCCCAGGTTCCGTAGACCGCCAGTTAGCGCGTATTAAGCAGTGGCGTGAAATCTGCCCTGAACTGACTTTACGCTCAACGTTCATTGTCGGCTTCCCGGGTGAAACCGAAGAAGACTTCCAGATGCTACTCGACTTCCTGAAAGAAGCACGCCTGGATCGCGTCGGCTGCTTTAAATACAGCCCGGTAGAAGGTGCAGGGGCCAATGAGCTGCCAGACCAAATCCCGGAAGAGGTGAAAGAAGAACGCTGGAATCGCTTTATGCAATTGCAGCAGCAGATCTCTGCTGAACGTTTGCAGGAAAAAGTGGGCCGCGAAATTCTGGTCATCGTGGATGAAGTTGACGAAGAGGGCGCGATTGGTCGTAGCATGGCTGACGCCCCGGAAATCGACGGCGCGGTGTACATGAATGGCGAAACAAACGTGAAGCCTGGCGATATCATCCGCGTGAAGGTTGAAAACGCAGACGAATACGATCTGTGGGGCGCCCGCGTTTAA
- the fsa gene encoding fructose-6-phosphate aldolase has product MELYLDTSDVDAVKTLARVFPLAGVTTNPSIVAAGKKTLEVLLPQLQEAMGGQGRLFAQVMATTAEGMVSDARKLQAIIPDIVVKVPVTAEGLAAIKLLKEEGIPTLGTAVYGAAQGLLAALAGAEYIAPYVNRVDAQGGDGIQTVTDLQNLLKMHAPHAKVLAASFKTPRQALDCLLAGCESITLPLDVAQQMISSPAVDAAVAKFEHDWQSAFGRTSI; this is encoded by the coding sequence ATGGAACTCTATTTGGATACATCTGATGTTGATGCGGTCAAAACTCTGGCGCGTGTTTTTCCGCTGGCAGGGGTGACCACTAACCCAAGCATTGTGGCGGCAGGTAAAAAGACGCTGGAAGTGTTACTGCCGCAATTGCAGGAAGCGATGGGCGGGCAAGGCCGTCTGTTTGCGCAGGTGATGGCGACGACCGCTGAAGGGATGGTCAGTGACGCGCGTAAACTACAGGCAATCATTCCGGATATCGTGGTGAAAGTACCGGTCACAGCAGAAGGTCTGGCGGCAATTAAGTTACTGAAAGAAGAAGGGATCCCGACGCTGGGTACTGCGGTCTACGGTGCAGCGCAGGGACTGCTGGCGGCGCTGGCAGGGGCGGAATACATTGCGCCATACGTTAACCGAGTGGATGCTCAGGGCGGCGATGGCATCCAGACTGTGACCGATCTGCAGAATTTACTGAAAATGCATGCTCCGCACGCCAAAGTACTGGCAGCCAGTTTCAAAACACCACGTCAGGCGCTGGACTGCCTGCTGGCCGGCTGCGAGTCCATCACACTGCCGCTGGATGTCGCTCAACAGATGATTAGCTCTCCAGCCGTTGATGCTGCCGTGGCGAAGTTCGAACATGACTGGCAGAGCGCGTTTGGACGTACGTCGATTTAA
- the iaaA gene encoding beta-aspartyl-peptidase, whose product MGKAVIAIHGGAGAITRTQLSQEQELRYIQALSDIVDVGQRMLEAGQSALDVVTEAVRLLEECPLFNAGIGAVYTRDETHELDACVMDGNTLQAGAVAGVCHLRNPILAARLVMEKSPHVMMIGEGAENFAFAQGMERVSADIFSTPERYAQLLAARATGETVLDHGGTPLDESNKMGTVGAVALDKDGNLAAATSTGGMTNKLPGRVGDSPLVGAGCYANNASVAVSCTGTGEVFIRALAAYDIAALMDYGGLSLSEACERVVMEKLPALGGSGGLIAVDHEGNVALPFNSEGMYRAWGYAGDTPTTGIYREKGDTVATQ is encoded by the coding sequence ATGGGCAAAGCAGTCATTGCAATTCACGGCGGCGCTGGCGCAATAACCCGCACGCAGCTGAGTCAGGAACAGGAATTGCGTTACATACAGGCGTTGTCAGATATCGTTGACGTGGGGCAACGTATGCTGGAGGCGGGACAAAGTGCGCTGGATGTGGTGACCGAAGCCGTGCGCTTGCTAGAAGAGTGCCCTCTGTTTAATGCCGGAATTGGCGCTGTATATACCCGTGATGAAACCCATGAACTGGATGCCTGCGTGATGGACGGAAATACGCTGCAGGCGGGAGCCGTCGCTGGAGTCTGCCACCTGCGTAATCCGATCCTCGCGGCCCGTCTGGTGATGGAAAAAAGTCCGCACGTCATGATGATAGGCGAAGGGGCGGAAAACTTTGCCTTCGCGCAGGGCATGGAACGCGTTAGCGCGGATATTTTCTCGACGCCAGAACGGTATGCCCAGCTACTGGCAGCACGTGCGACAGGAGAAACGGTGCTTGATCATGGCGGTACGCCGCTGGATGAGAGCAACAAAATGGGCACCGTCGGTGCGGTGGCACTGGATAAGGACGGTAATCTGGCGGCGGCGACGTCGACTGGCGGCATGACTAACAAACTGCCTGGACGCGTCGGGGATAGCCCGTTAGTCGGTGCCGGTTGTTACGCCAATAACGCCAGCGTGGCGGTCTCGTGTACCGGAACCGGAGAAGTGTTTATTCGCGCGCTGGCGGCTTATGACATCGCCGCGCTGATGGATTATGGCGGACTGAGCTTATCAGAGGCGTGCGAACGCGTGGTGATGGAAAAATTACCGGCGCTGGGTGGTAGTGGCGGGCTTATTGCCGTCGATCATGAAGGCAATGTGGCCTTACCGTTTAATAGCGAAGGCATGTACCGTGCCTGGGGATACGCTGGCGATACGCCAACCACCGGTATTTACCGGGAGAAAGGAGATACCGTTGCCACACAGTGA